One window of Desulfosoma sp. genomic DNA carries:
- a CDS encoding glycosyltransferase family 4 protein: MTEKQEGRFSNRPRLMVLTSTFPRWPGDREPRFVYDLCRRLTDAFEVHVLAPHTHRAKRCETMDGMKVHRFSYFPAKYQNLAYEGGILEKIKKKPWVLFQVPFFLAAQIISIRRLIAARRFHALHAHWIIPQGLCAVLAQWGRPVRIPILCTSHGGDLFGLRGQFFDILRRWILDRSDVVTVVSHAMAQKLRNIGVRTPCHVIPMGTDLSELFTPDFSVPRRKATVLYVGRLVEKKGVRYLVEAFKLVLQAVPTAELWIVGSGPEEASLKKLAAGFAPVRSVDGTSPHAFPWDLPPQPGSITFCGSVSHEDLPAFYRTATVTVVPSVVARSGDQEGLGLVLVEAMGCGCPVIASDLPAIRDVVQDQKTGLFVEPGNIPSLAAAICGALDHPGIRETLSVHGRRWVENHFEWSRIHESFMKVLVGIGSVNRRPSDSHESLSWGT, translated from the coding sequence ATGACGGAAAAACAAGAAGGCCGTTTCAGCAACCGACCTCGCCTGATGGTTCTTACCTCCACTTTCCCGAGATGGCCGGGGGACCGAGAACCTAGGTTCGTCTACGATCTTTGCCGGCGGCTCACAGATGCCTTTGAGGTCCATGTGCTGGCACCTCACACCCATCGCGCCAAGCGCTGTGAAACCATGGATGGCATGAAGGTTCATCGATTCTCTTATTTTCCCGCAAAGTATCAAAACCTCGCCTATGAGGGCGGTATTCTGGAAAAGATCAAGAAAAAACCCTGGGTCCTTTTTCAAGTCCCTTTTTTTCTGGCAGCCCAAATCATTTCTATTCGGCGTCTGATAGCCGCAAGGCGTTTCCACGCTTTGCATGCCCACTGGATCATTCCCCAGGGACTTTGCGCCGTGCTGGCTCAATGGGGACGTCCTGTCAGGATTCCCATCCTTTGTACAAGCCATGGTGGAGATCTTTTCGGGCTGCGAGGCCAGTTTTTTGACATCCTCCGTCGTTGGATTCTCGATCGCAGCGACGTCGTCACGGTGGTCAGCCATGCCATGGCCCAAAAGCTTCGAAACATCGGTGTTCGAACCCCATGTCATGTCATCCCCATGGGAACCGATCTGAGCGAACTTTTCACTCCGGATTTTTCCGTACCACGCCGAAAAGCCACTGTTCTCTATGTGGGTCGCCTTGTGGAAAAGAAGGGGGTTCGGTATCTTGTTGAGGCTTTTAAGCTTGTGCTTCAAGCGGTTCCCACGGCGGAACTCTGGATTGTAGGTTCAGGTCCCGAGGAGGCCTCGTTGAAAAAGCTTGCCGCTGGTTTCGCTCCCGTGAGGTCGGTCGACGGGACAAGTCCTCATGCTTTCCCTTGGGATTTACCCCCGCAGCCTGGTTCCATCACTTTTTGCGGCTCGGTGTCCCATGAAGACCTTCCCGCTTTTTACCGCACGGCCACTGTCACAGTGGTACCATCGGTGGTGGCGCGCAGCGGCGATCAGGAAGGTCTCGGTCTCGTACTGGTAGAGGCCATGGGTTGCGGTTGCCCCGTCATCGCTTCCGACCTTCCCGCCATCCGCGACGTCGTTCAAGATCAAAAAACCGGCCTTTTCGTGGAACCGGGCAATATTCCTTCATTGGCAGCGGCCATTTGCGGGGCATTAGATCACCCAGGGATACGAGAAACTCTTTCAGTCCATGGACGCCGTTGGGTTGAAAATCACTTTGAATGGAGCCGGATACACGAAAGCTTCATGAAAGTCCTTGTAGGCATAGGCTCCGTGAACCGAAGACCCTCGGACAGCCATGAGAGCTTATCTTGGGGAACTTAA
- a CDS encoding glycosyltransferase, whose amino-acid sequence MTVANRCAISLKPMARKESGVDQPRVLFVADFFLRDMVIPGGAERNDDVLTDKLRKRNIYVETIRCGDLNNNLHVLRGFDVILIGNFTGLSDVAVKAIQQHKYIIYEHDHKYVRGRDPSVFPGFKIPDWAIINREFYAKAHKVIVLSTLCKYIIENALNIPNVINIGTSLWSDEELDHLSSLCARKVPKNNKFAVLGSRSKIKGTREAIEWCQLNCVDYEVLPPKPWKHLVECLSKYKGLVFMPQVCETFNRLVVEAKSLGCRVITNESMIGAASESLWEMSGFQLLSEIRRRVISGIDVFEREIHSIVYHDRNAYTAILTAYRRNSILREQVVSLRTQTIPPKEIWIWVNRSEDTRGVDFYRAAGVDAVFYCDRNWKYFGRFAVANLANTPYVAIFDDDTIPGPKWIENCFDTIKSHPGILGGVGVILTGCHYRNHIRVGWVQPHDEVVEVDLVGHAWFFRKEWLRFFWQEEPFTLENGEDIHFSYVAQKLGGIKTYVPAHPLWDKTRWSSIKGREYGVDSVASSSPENHAVFYFQRDLCVKSAINKGWTPLFMRKRFCTNESDTSVLGKRIVGLEGKSTLFQPLKIGNPMRIWGAKHQAGSAMENENRILACPPSGKDRSERSTTASFVTIRGIRWQSQVLNYNGYASHARRIIEALEQTGIPIMVKATAADKRFIRHLTPPEAARWQDLMRKPVGLGAYLCMAVPTLEDGTEVFSRWREENPGFCTYVGVVTFETDRLPSGWAEACNRMDEIWVPSTFNKETFTRGGVSSERIDVFPTGIDTNIFNPHRVSPLLIRNRKGFAFLSVFQWTHRKGWDVLLRAYLSAFSAQEDVCLILRTYPYRIQQPPISDRIKEYIENLGVDPQKAPSVIVLDRFIPEQYMPSLFATADAFVLPSRGEGFGLPYMEAMAMGLPVIATRWGGHLDFMDDSNSFLIDVEALQPVHSRLSEESGFYTSDQKLAEPSVSHTAELMRLVFDNRTEARRRGHAAREYIKSHWTVERSAQWFKSKLSWITS is encoded by the coding sequence ATGACCGTTGCTAATAGGTGTGCTATTTCGTTGAAACCCATGGCCAGAAAAGAAAGTGGAGTAGACCAGCCAAGGGTGCTATTTGTTGCTGACTTTTTTTTGCGTGACATGGTTATTCCTGGAGGGGCCGAGAGAAATGATGATGTACTAACTGATAAACTTAGAAAAAGAAATATATATGTAGAAACCATTAGGTGCGGCGACCTAAACAATAACTTACATGTTTTGCGAGGTTTTGACGTAATTCTGATTGGAAATTTTACTGGACTCTCCGATGTTGCTGTTAAGGCTATTCAGCAGCATAAATATATTATTTATGAGCATGATCATAAATATGTCAGAGGCAGAGATCCATCTGTTTTTCCAGGCTTTAAGATCCCAGATTGGGCCATCATTAACCGCGAATTTTATGCTAAGGCACACAAGGTTATAGTTTTAAGCACCCTATGTAAGTATATTATTGAAAATGCCTTAAACATACCTAATGTGATTAACATAGGCACGAGTTTATGGAGCGATGAAGAGCTTGATCATTTAAGCTCTCTTTGCGCACGGAAGGTTCCCAAAAACAATAAATTCGCCGTACTCGGATCCAGAAGCAAAATAAAAGGGACAAGAGAAGCCATTGAGTGGTGTCAATTGAATTGCGTAGACTATGAAGTACTACCGCCTAAGCCATGGAAGCATCTCGTAGAGTGTCTCTCCAAGTACAAGGGTTTGGTTTTTATGCCGCAGGTATGTGAGACTTTCAATAGGCTTGTCGTAGAAGCGAAAAGTTTAGGTTGTAGAGTCATAACCAATGAATCCATGATCGGTGCTGCAAGTGAAAGCCTTTGGGAGATGAGTGGGTTTCAATTGCTGAGCGAAATTCGACGAAGAGTCATTTCCGGAATTGATGTGTTTGAAAGGGAAATACATTCGATTGTATACCATGATCGCAATGCTTACACAGCTATACTGACCGCCTATAGGCGAAATTCAATCTTGAGGGAACAGGTCGTCTCATTGCGCACACAAACAATACCGCCGAAAGAGATATGGATCTGGGTAAACCGCAGCGAAGATACTAGAGGTGTGGATTTTTATAGGGCTGCGGGGGTTGACGCAGTCTTTTACTGCGATCGCAACTGGAAATATTTTGGTAGATTTGCCGTTGCGAATCTCGCAAACACCCCTTACGTTGCCATTTTTGACGATGACACTATCCCAGGCCCTAAGTGGATCGAAAACTGTTTTGATACAATAAAGAGCCATCCTGGTATTCTCGGAGGGGTTGGTGTTATTCTTACTGGCTGTCATTATCGAAATCATATTAGAGTTGGTTGGGTGCAACCCCACGACGAAGTTGTAGAGGTGGACTTAGTTGGCCACGCGTGGTTTTTCAGAAAAGAATGGTTGCGTTTCTTCTGGCAGGAGGAACCGTTCACTTTGGAGAATGGCGAGGACATTCATTTTTCTTACGTAGCCCAAAAGCTGGGTGGGATAAAGACATATGTTCCAGCTCATCCTCTGTGGGACAAGACGCGCTGGAGTTCTATCAAGGGGCGCGAGTACGGTGTGGATAGCGTAGCTTCGTCGTCTCCTGAAAATCATGCTGTGTTCTATTTCCAAAGGGATTTATGTGTAAAAAGTGCGATCAATAAAGGCTGGACCCCTTTGTTCATGCGAAAACGCTTTTGTACGAATGAGAGCGATACATCAGTCCTGGGTAAACGTATCGTAGGACTGGAGGGTAAAAGCACTCTGTTTCAACCACTTAAAATCGGCAACCCGATGCGGATATGGGGCGCGAAGCATCAGGCTGGATCTGCCATGGAAAACGAAAATCGGATCTTGGCTTGTCCCCCGAGCGGGAAGGATCGCAGTGAGAGATCCACCACTGCAAGTTTCGTGACCATTCGAGGAATCAGATGGCAAAGCCAGGTTCTCAATTACAACGGATATGCATCCCATGCTCGAAGAATTATCGAGGCGTTGGAGCAAACCGGCATTCCCATCATGGTGAAGGCGACGGCGGCGGACAAGCGATTTATTCGCCATTTGACTCCGCCGGAAGCCGCCCGGTGGCAGGATCTCATGCGCAAGCCGGTTGGACTAGGAGCCTACTTGTGTATGGCTGTTCCCACCTTGGAGGACGGGACGGAGGTTTTTAGCCGTTGGCGCGAAGAAAACCCTGGTTTTTGCACTTATGTGGGGGTGGTGACCTTTGAGACTGACCGACTGCCTTCGGGCTGGGCGGAAGCGTGTAATCGAATGGATGAGATTTGGGTGCCCAGCACATTCAACAAGGAAACCTTCACGCGAGGCGGCGTAAGTTCAGAACGTATTGACGTGTTTCCTACTGGCATTGACACGAATATTTTTAACCCTCATCGTGTTTCTCCGCTTTTAATTAGGAACCGAAAAGGGTTTGCCTTTCTTTCAGTGTTTCAATGGACGCACCGAAAAGGCTGGGATGTTCTCTTGCGTGCGTACCTATCGGCCTTTTCGGCTCAAGAGGATGTTTGCCTTATCCTCAGGACGTATCCCTACAGAATTCAGCAGCCGCCCATCAGCGACCGTATCAAGGAATATATTGAAAACCTCGGAGTAGATCCTCAAAAAGCCCCTTCCGTTATCGTTCTCGACAGGTTCATTCCCGAGCAATACATGCCGTCCCTTTTTGCCACAGCAGATGCATTCGTATTGCCTTCCAGGGGTGAAGGGTTCGGGCTGCCTTACATGGAGGCCATGGCCATGGGTTTGCCGGTTATCGCCACGCGTTGGGGGGGACATCTGGACTTCATGGATGACTCCAATAGTTTTCTTATCGACGTGGAGGCCTTGCAACCTGTTCACAGCCGCCTGTCAGAGGAAAGTGGCTTTTACACCTCGGATCAAAAGCTCGCTGAGCCATCTGTGTCCCACACGGCAGAGTTGATGCGCTTGGTGTTTGACAACAGAACCGAAGCTCGACGCCGAGGACATGCGGCGAGGGAGTACATCAAGAGCCACTGGACCGTGGAACGATCGGCCCAATGGTTCAAATCCAAACTGTCTTGGATCACTTCTTGA
- the wecB gene encoding UDP-N-acetylglucosamine 2-epimerase (non-hydrolyzing): MTKVLVIIGTRPEAIKLAPVVRALKDSGKFLPFICCTGQHREMLRDAIRIFEIEPDLDLNLMRPDQSLAELSSRLLSGLDKVLVEQRPEWVIVQGDTTTTMVATLAAFYRGIPTAHVEAGLRTRNLQMPFPEEANRRITGLLASLHFAPTQAARENLLREGIPLEQIHVTGNTVVDALLWMVQKVTGDVRLMNDLKSAIPALSLCDSHNRRLVLVTSHRRENFGDGLKNICVALCRLAQRKDIEIVYPVHLNPCVYNPVHRALSGYRNIHLLKPLHYQHFVALMHRAYIVLTDSGGVQEEAPALGKPVLVMRDVTERAEAVELGMAELVGTDSERIVSKANQLLDDPAYYMRMSRPVFCYGDGRAAERIVDIIAKESAKCSTRKNV; this comes from the coding sequence ATGACTAAGGTGCTCGTCATCATCGGTACGCGTCCCGAGGCCATCAAGTTGGCCCCCGTAGTTCGGGCGCTGAAAGACAGCGGCAAGTTTCTTCCGTTCATATGTTGCACGGGTCAGCACCGAGAAATGCTTCGGGATGCCATCCGGATCTTTGAAATCGAGCCCGATTTAGACTTGAATCTGATGCGGCCGGACCAAAGCTTAGCGGAGCTAAGTTCACGGCTCCTTTCAGGCTTGGACAAGGTTCTGGTGGAGCAAAGACCTGAATGGGTGATCGTGCAGGGTGACACTACCACAACCATGGTAGCCACATTAGCAGCTTTCTACCGAGGTATTCCCACCGCACATGTCGAAGCAGGCCTGCGAACACGAAATCTTCAAATGCCTTTTCCGGAGGAAGCCAACCGGAGAATTACCGGATTATTGGCAAGTTTGCACTTTGCGCCCACGCAAGCTGCCCGCGAAAACCTACTTCGGGAAGGAATACCGCTAGAGCAAATTCATGTTACCGGAAATACAGTTGTCGATGCCCTGCTCTGGATGGTCCAGAAGGTGACAGGGGATGTTAGATTGATGAATGACTTGAAAAGCGCCATTCCTGCACTAAGTCTTTGCGACAGCCATAATCGCCGACTCGTACTAGTAACCAGCCACAGACGCGAAAATTTCGGTGATGGGCTGAAAAATATTTGTGTAGCCCTCTGTCGCCTTGCTCAACGAAAGGACATTGAAATCGTATATCCGGTGCACCTAAACCCTTGTGTCTATAATCCCGTTCACCGCGCTCTTAGTGGATACAGAAACATCCATCTGCTTAAGCCGCTCCATTATCAACATTTTGTCGCCCTGATGCATCGTGCGTACATAGTCCTTACCGATTCAGGAGGGGTTCAGGAAGAGGCACCAGCTCTTGGAAAGCCTGTCCTTGTAATGCGCGATGTGACAGAGCGTGCAGAAGCCGTGGAACTGGGCATGGCAGAGCTAGTTGGGACCGATTCAGAGCGGATCGTTAGCAAAGCAAACCAACTTCTTGATGATCCCGCGTACTATATGCGCATGAGCCGACCGGTGTTCTGTTATGGGGATGGTAGGGCGGCGGAGCGAATTGTTGATATCATTGCCAAGGAGTCAGCTAAATGTTCAACACGGAAGAATGTCTAG
- a CDS encoding methyltransferase domain-containing protein: MKRHHPLRDVFEKYQSTYERRGGKTYFRPLHEVLEFRLGRLPAWLDRIPKNARILDAGCATGYLLGLLYELGYTQLTGVDISKEMTDTARQRLPATIVIHCEDIFDFVTSLADESFDLILFHQVIEHIPREQIIDLLRHFHRCLSPGGWLSVTTPNAACVLAGCHVAGDITHVTAFNELSLKQVAEQAGFKPDAFEIVLTPPRLFWSWRHPHRAVLRLLNRARWHLNRFFHWSLIMLIDSRPMLLCREWELQVLMRK, translated from the coding sequence ATGAAAAGGCACCATCCACTTCGAGATGTCTTTGAAAAGTATCAATCAACTTACGAACGCAGAGGTGGCAAGACGTATTTCCGCCCGCTGCACGAAGTGCTCGAGTTCCGCTTGGGCAGGTTACCTGCATGGTTAGACCGAATCCCCAAAAATGCCCGTATTCTCGATGCGGGCTGTGCTACGGGTTACCTTTTGGGATTGTTATATGAACTAGGATACACGCAACTTACCGGAGTGGACATTTCCAAGGAAATGACGGATACCGCTCGACAACGGCTGCCGGCCACGATCGTGATCCATTGCGAAGATATCTTTGATTTTGTAACTTCCCTGGCTGACGAGAGCTTCGATCTCATTCTATTCCATCAGGTGATTGAGCACATACCCCGCGAGCAAATTATCGACTTGTTGCGTCACTTTCACCGCTGCCTATCTCCTGGCGGATGGCTTAGTGTTACAACACCAAACGCTGCCTGCGTGCTTGCTGGATGTCACGTTGCAGGAGATATCACCCATGTGACCGCGTTTAACGAGTTGTCATTGAAACAAGTTGCGGAGCAAGCTGGGTTTAAGCCTGACGCATTTGAAATTGTGCTAACTCCGCCGCGTCTTTTCTGGTCCTGGCGTCACCCACACCGTGCTGTTTTGAGGCTACTTAACCGAGCGCGCTGGCATCTGAATCGTTTTTTCCATTGGAGTCTGATCATGCTAATAGACTCGCGTCCAATGTTGCTATGTCGAGAATGGGAACTCCAAGTGTTAATGCGCAAATGA
- a CDS encoding lipopolysaccharide biosynthesis protein: MGASARYGVHLTGQAPLNHRLLISFLSWRPGAFARDGARIFFWLGLRAAFQAVTVVLLARWLGASGYGVFVAALAVASFFTPIAAMGMPAVLLRDGARHCDRLPWLLMRSLRLSLLAIIACVIMATLAQRWSLPPSAPLWALVFLAAGEIAGGAWTEIFARTAQAKAQSHRFGAILAGLAAVRLSALLFLAALGPPTPCAWMLAFGLSSLVYVALLTLGAWPLLGHIKQAGFAPTTWKETGPAVREGFPFVTGALAFRLQAEFNKPVLAHLGYAQAGAFSIAQRAVDFAALPLAALQEALWPRFFAAANPRQRAIRTGALLVLLAAATGSALALAAPLLPSLLGHDYQEAGQVLVWLALLPALQVCRNLGNAWLMALGYSHLLTVVYVLAAVAGVTSTLMWVPRYGLHGAMAAAYSGDLAAIFVQALALYGKSDASKTADPCVRLNRE, from the coding sequence ATGGGAGCATCCGCCCGGTACGGCGTGCATCTGACCGGGCAGGCCCCCTTGAACCATCGTCTATTGATCTCTTTTTTGAGCTGGCGTCCTGGGGCCTTCGCTCGCGATGGAGCACGGATTTTTTTCTGGTTGGGTCTACGCGCCGCTTTTCAGGCTGTAACCGTCGTGCTGCTTGCGCGCTGGCTGGGAGCCTCAGGCTACGGTGTTTTTGTGGCTGCCCTTGCCGTGGCGAGTTTTTTTACTCCCATAGCCGCCATGGGCATGCCGGCGGTGCTCCTGCGTGACGGGGCACGCCATTGCGATCGATTACCTTGGCTTTTGATGCGGTCATTGCGTCTGTCCTTGTTAGCGATCATTGCTTGCGTCATCATGGCAACCCTCGCCCAACGGTGGAGCCTGCCCCCATCTGCCCCGCTGTGGGCGCTGGTTTTCCTGGCGGCCGGTGAAATCGCCGGGGGCGCATGGACCGAGATTTTCGCCCGAACAGCGCAAGCCAAGGCACAATCCCATCGCTTTGGAGCGATCCTGGCAGGATTGGCCGCCGTTCGGCTCTCTGCGCTTTTGTTTCTTGCCGCTTTAGGCCCACCCACCCCTTGCGCTTGGATGCTGGCCTTCGGTCTCTCTAGTCTGGTTTATGTGGCGCTTCTCACCCTTGGTGCATGGCCTCTTCTGGGACACATCAAGCAGGCGGGCTTTGCCCCCACCACTTGGAAAGAAACGGGACCGGCAGTGCGCGAAGGATTTCCTTTTGTCACCGGAGCCCTGGCGTTTCGTTTGCAGGCAGAGTTCAATAAGCCGGTCCTGGCGCACTTGGGCTACGCCCAAGCGGGGGCCTTTAGCATTGCACAGCGAGCAGTTGATTTCGCCGCCTTGCCGTTAGCGGCATTGCAGGAAGCGCTATGGCCGAGGTTTTTTGCGGCCGCCAATCCGCGCCAACGTGCCATCCGCACAGGGGCCCTACTAGTCTTGTTGGCTGCAGCCACGGGGTCGGCCCTTGCTCTGGCGGCTCCGCTGTTGCCATCGTTGCTCGGCCATGATTACCAAGAGGCAGGACAAGTGCTTGTCTGGCTGGCGCTTTTGCCCGCGCTTCAGGTGTGTCGTAATCTGGGCAACGCTTGGCTCATGGCTCTTGGCTACAGTCATCTGCTTACTGTCGTTTATGTTCTTGCAGCGGTTGCCGGTGTCACCTCAACGCTGATGTGGGTGCCACGCTATGGGTTGCATGGTGCAATGGCTGCGGCCTATAGCGGCGACCTTGCTGCAATCTTTGTGCAGGCTTTGGCATTGTACGGAAAAAGCGACGCATCGAAAACCGCGGACCCATGCGTGAGGTTGAATCGAGAATGA